Genomic segment of Malania oleifera isolate guangnan ecotype guangnan chromosome 7, ASM2987363v1, whole genome shotgun sequence:
AAACAAATTAAAGAATAAGGATTATGCATTTGTACAAAAAGGTGCACCTTTTGAAGCTCTTTTCTTGAGGCTCACACACAACAGAGGTGTGAATGTTATGTtagaattgaaaagaaaaattaaatgagatGTTTACATGGAAGGAAAATCCTATCTGAGCCAACCTTGAAAACTCTAGAATCCAAACCTTTCCAAATCAATTGAGAGTTGCATCTTAGATCATGAGAATGCTTTTACTATGTTAGATTccgcatgattttttttttttaaataacaaaacAAGGAGATGATTTCATTGGATAAGGAAAACTATACAAAAAGGAGAATAAGGAAATCCTcctaaacacaaaaaaaataaataataaaacaaaaatgagGAAAAACAACAATTAAACTAACAAAGGAAGCCAATCTCATTACATGTCGGTCTCTCAATCCTTTAAAGCAACCAGCACCAGCACACCAAAGTGATGCTAAATAAGGAATAGTCCCATAACAAAGAGATAATCAACTTTTTCCTATATATACACACTTCACGTTATTGAAATTATGTTAGTATTAGAGTAACCTACAATTATTTAGCAAATCAAGTTTgaggtttcaaaattttatttttaactatGTGAGATTTATATATACAGATCTGCTTCAATGCTTTATGTCTTATACATTGCCTCACAAGGATTAAATCGCCTTTGCCTTTACCTTTGCCTTTCAAAACATAGTCTCTTGCATCCAGTGCAATAGTTACAACCATTCaatactggtattttattttatagtagTCAACATTACGAAGAAATTTACCTCTAATTCCAtgtcaatattttttttcttgtttttgggatttcaaaatttaaaacagTTAACATGGGTCACACATATATCCACAACCATACTCTGTGTGAGCACACatctttataaaataatttaaaaacaaaaaaaattgcaCATACAAGCATGTCAACACATAGAACTCAATGGCAAACTATAGGCACTTACATGTCTCTCAGCTTGATCCCTCTGAGTTTGAAGGTCCCGCTCATTCTTCTCAGCTAGTGCTTTTGCCTACAATATGAACTCCACAATCAAAGAAGAGCTATATAACCAAACTGCATCATACATGTATTCATTAAGGCCCAAGGTAATTGTCTAAAAAAAAAGGTTTTCAGACAGTCTCTAGCTAGTGTCCAGATTCGAGTAATGACAGCAGCCGGTTCATACAAATGCTGAAGGTTAGGACTATTCTAGACCAAGTCCCAGCTCAGAAAGGCCTTAGCAAGGAATTTTCTACAAATTAGCTCAGCAAAGCTCAATCTAAAATCCACACACCCAGGTTCCAGTCCTAAAAGAGGCCTACTTCGAGCAAAAATGCTTGAAGTTAGGACAATATCCAGCCACCACTTCAGGAGACACATAGAGCAGGAGTAGCATGCCAGGTGATAACTTTCTTCTTTTTGGTGGAATATTTATTGTAATCAATATACATAAAGAATTTATGTTTGGGTGGAATATGGACACATATTCATACAAGAATTTAACAATGAATAATGAAGTGTTGAGACACAAAGTACATACCGCACGCTCCTGAGTCCTTTGGTGACGTTCCAATCTAGCTCGACGTCTTTCTTCACTTTCCCCTTCAACTTCTTGGAATTCCACAGATGATGGAGCCGCTATTGCAAAGAATTGACAGCATTAGAGAGAGGCAGAAAATAATGTAAATCCATTATTACAAATTGGACACATATCTCAAAATGACACTTACCTCCAAAAATTGAGGAAAGATCATCAACAATATTTGCAGTTGAAGATACTTTCCTCATGCTGGATGAGACCCCAGACGAGGTCCTCCTTGCTGCTTCAGGCCCTTGCCTGTTCTGGAACTGGGTGTCAAACATAGGATCCTGAAAAAAAGGTGAAAAAAACAAATAATACAACACCGCAACAATGCTTCAAAATATCGCAACACATAATCAACCTTCAGTTCTCACCGAAGAATTAGCTCTTGGCCTTGGCGCACTGCTTGGTCGAGAACCCATGCTGAAAAAGGATTCAAGATCATTTTCATTCTTTTGTTGGTTTGCCCTTGCAGCAGAAGCAGCCCTCTCTCGAGCCTCTGCGGCAGCCCTCTCTACAGCGGCTCTTTCTGCTCTTAACCGTGCTTCCTTTTCCCTTGCTTCTGCATTCGCCCTCTCCCTGGCTTCTGCAGCAACCTTTCCAGCTCTTTCCTTTGCCTCTGCTGCTGCCCTTTCACGGGCTTCAGCTTGTGCTCTCTGAACTGCAGCCCTTTCAGCACGTTCTCGAGCTTCAGCATTTGCTTTCCCAACAGCAGCCCTTTCAGCTTTCAGACGAGCATCAGCAGCCGCTCTCTCACGTGCTTCCCTAGTAGCCCTTTCCACAGCCTGTCTGGCCTTTTCCCTTTCCCTCTCAATCTCCCTTgccctctccctctctttctcaaGCCTTCTttgttctctctcttcctcttcccTTTCCCTTTGCTGCCGCTCATGTTCTAATCTCTCCTGTTTTTCTCTAAGTGCTCTCTCTTGAGCATCTTGCATGGCTTTCTCGTCTCTTTCAAAATTCCCAGCTTCTTTACTTCTAGCAGCCTTTACATTTTCTCTCTCCCTTACTTCCTTAGCATGCCTGAATTTAGCTTCAGCTCTATCCATGGCCTCCTTCATAGCAGCAGCAGCTGAGTTTGCCTCCACTTCTTCAATATTTGCATCTTCATCAACATTATTCCGTGTCCTACCCATGGCAAAATCGTCAAGTTCATCAAAGTGAGACGCAGCTGGACTTCTCGCTGCAGCAGGAGCTGACTTGGAACTCTGAAAATACTGAGCTGAATTAGGGAAAGATGAAAATTCATGAGCCTTCTCTCTTGCACTTTTGGAATCAAAAGAACCACTTTCTCCCTTTGAGATGTGTACGGGTCTTGGAGGAGGAGGTCTTGAAGGTGGTGGAGCACTTGTTGGTGGTGTAAAAAGAGGGATCTCTAACACAGTGAGCCATACATCATCTGAAGATTCCAAATTTTCTTTAGATTGTGGAGACATTTCTGCTTGAATACTTGTCTCTTTAGGACTCATATTTGCATATGAAGGGGGAGATCGACCAACAGATGTAGGCATATCAAACAAGGTTTGATGAGATTCCCAATGGTCGTCAGCAGGTATCTTCTTCTGTGCCTGGATCTCAGGACTTCTCACAGAAGATTTATAAACTGTTTCTCTGCTAGCAGAATTTTGTGTAGCACTCATGCTTGGTCCTGTTCTCACAGGACTCCTATCCTTACCCCTACCAATCACCTCA
This window contains:
- the LOC131160617 gene encoding auxilin-related protein 2-like, coding for MNDFPGLLPSDFGFKPQGKSAPMAPPSKSSSNHTSGSTLNFDLPSRRPPTSSWSSTPMGGSFDHSSLFGNPKSQESGGALDDIFSGGGAPAKRTNKSSEDMFNFDWSGGEKSAAPVYDKPVYDDEIFEGGPGMKNSGSSKYDDVFSSISSSPKESGAFDDLLGGLGRARSESKDSGKGEKGVAAFDDLIPGFGRSNSADRSNLEAGRHSKPSDGSAKVASNMMEDPFVVLESTSSSGKFIDPLEQMSKLNNSGSAKVDNSSGGGVFDDINPLDGLGKSAPAYSPEMNSRGKDRSPLRPGPSTTDIDPLEGLGKSVPSYSAEVIGRGKDRSPVRTGPSMSATQNSASRETVYKSSVRSPEIQAQKKIPADDHWESHQTLFDMPTSVGRSPPSYANMSPKETSIQAEMSPQSKENLESSDDVWLTVLEIPLFTPPTSAPPPSRPPPPRPVHISKGESGSFDSKSAREKAHEFSSFPNSAQYFQSSKSAPAAARSPAASHFDELDDFAMGRTRNNVDEDANIEEVEANSAAAAMKEAMDRAEAKFRHAKEVRERENVKAARSKEAGNFERDEKAMQDAQERALREKQERLEHERQQREREEEEREQRRLEKERERAREIEREREKARQAVERATREARERAAADARLKAERAAVGKANAEARERAERAAVQRAQAEARERAAAEAKERAGKVAAEARERANAEAREKEARLRAERAAVERAAAEARERAASAARANQQKNENDLESFFSMGSRPSSAPRPRANSSDPMFDTQFQNRQGPEAARRTSSGVSSSMRKVSSTANIVDDLSSIFGAAPSSVEFQEVEGESEERRRARLERHQRTQERAAKALAEKNERDLQTQRDQAERHRIAETLDVEIKRWAAGKEGNLRALLSTLQYVLWPECGWQPVSLTDLITAASVKKVYRKATLCIHPDKVQQKGANLQQKYIAEKVFDLLKEAWNKFNSEELF